In Vitis vinifera cultivar Pinot Noir 40024 chromosome 11, ASM3070453v1, a genomic segment contains:
- the LOC100267393 gene encoding gamma-glutamyl peptidase 3: protein MKVEGKRYALLLAARDSDYVKKVYGGYFNVFVAAFGEEGERWDLYRVVDGDFPDMNDLHNYDGFVVSGSPYDAYGNDYWILKLCFLLQTLDAMEKKVLGICFGHQVLCRALGGKVGKAYTGWDIGLRKVRIVKDLPPCSFLEDMEEIPPFLSIIECHQDEVWEVPLGAEVIAFSDKTGVEMFTIGDHIMGIQGHPEYTKDILCNLIDRLLNNDAIERGFAEEAKLTLQMAEPDRKCWEKICRTFLKGA from the exons ATGAAGGTGGAAGGGAAGAGGTATGCTCTGTTGCTAGCAGCAAGGGACTCTGATTATGTGAAGAAGGTGTATGGTGGGTACTTCAATGTGTTTGTTGCAGCCTTTGGGGAAGAAGGAGAGAGGTGGGATCTGTACAGGGTTGTTGATGGAGACTTCCCTGACATGAACGACCTCCATAACTATGATGGGTTTGTGGTCAGTGGCAGCCCTTATGATGCCTATGGCAATGACTACTGGATCCTCAAGCTTTGCTTCCTCTTGCAGACTTTAGATGCCATGGAGAAGAAAGTTCTAGGGATTTGCTTTGGTCACCAG GTGTTGTGCAGAGCATTGGGTGGGAAGGTTGGGAAAGCTTATACTGGTTGGGACATTGGGCTGAGGAAAGTGAGAATAGTGAAGGATCTGCCCCCATGCAGCTTCCTTGAAGACATGGAGGAAATTCCTCCATTTCTTTCCATTATTGAGTGCCATCAAGATGAG GTGTGGGAGGTCCCTCTTGGAGCAGAAGTGATTGCATTTTCAGACAAAACAGGTGTGGAGATGTTCACCATTGGAGACCACATTATGGGAATTCAAGGTCATCCTGAATACACCAAAGACATTCTCTGCAATCTCATCGACCGCCTCCTCAACAACGACGCCATTGAG AGAGGTTTCGCAGAAGAAGCCAAGTTAACATTGCAGATGGCTGAACCCGATAGAAAGTGCTGGGAGAAGATCTGCAGGACCTTCCTCAAGGGAGCATAG
- the LOC132254621 gene encoding protein FAR1-RELATED SEQUENCE 5-like — protein MDKGKEKEFIIDLNDEDFDYQYDSIVKTESDEEAILVSDNIFNDLTVEDIWKMEFSSVDEAEEFYNLFAKVTGFSVRKDDVKRDKNQNIVSRKWVCSKEGYRHRVCLENENRKREPKAVTQVGCEATFRIGFNKQMNKWVVKEFMVDHNHPLVEQKNVQFLRSHRVIKNANKAQLNAMRGVGIGTSQIMDYMVQQSGGYNNVGFTKKDLYNHVDADRRVHLRDGDAEGALAYLCGKSEMDPSFYYKYNVDEDNHLANLFWADSTSKLDYSCFGDVLAFDTTYRTNAYKKPLVILVGINHHHQTIVFGSALLVDESVSTYTWVLETFLDAMNNKKPLSVITDGDKAMRKAIKRIFPDSCHRLCA, from the coding sequence ATGGACAAAGGCAAAGAAAAGGAATTTATCATTGATTTGAACGATGAAGACTTTGATTACCAATATGATAGCATTGTTAAAACTGAGTCTGATGAAGAGGCCATTCTAGTTTCggacaatatttttaatgatttaactGTTGAAGATATATGGAAGATGGAGTTTAGCTCAGTAGATGAGGCagaagaattttataatttatttgctaAAGTTACCGGATTCAGTGTTAGAAAGGATGATGTAAAAcgagataaaaatcaaaatatagtaTCTCGTAAGTGGGTTTGTTCGAAAGAAGGATATCGACATAGAGTGTGTTTAGAGAATGAAAATCGAAAACGAGAACCTAAGGCAGTAACTCAAGTTGGTTGTGAGGCAACATTTCGGATTGGgtttaacaaacaaatgaacaagTGGGTTGTGAAAGAGTTTATGGTTGATCATAATCATCCTTTGGTGGAACAAAAAAATGTCCAATTCCTTCGATCCCATAGGGTCATTAAAAATGCAAACAAAGCTCAATTGAATGCAATGCGAGGTGTTGGCATAGGAACTAGCCAAATTATGGATTACATGGTGCAACAATCAGGTGGATATAACAATGTTGGCTTCACAAAAAAAGATCTATATAACCATGTTGATGCTGATCGTAGAGTTCATCTAAGAGATGGTGATGCAGAGGGTGCTTTGGCTTATTTGTGTGGAAAGTCTGAAATGGATCCATCATTTTATTACAAGTACAATGTTGATGAAGACAACCATCTAGCAAACCTGTTTTGGGCAGATTCTACTAGTAAATTGGATTACAGTTGTTTTGGAGATGTATTAGCATTTGATACAACTTATCGGACTAATGCTTATAAAAAACCGTTGGTCATATTAGTTGGCATTAACCATCACCATCAAACTATAGTGTTTGGATCTGCATTATTGGTAGATGAGAGTGTTAGCACTTATACTTGGGTCTTGGAGACTTTTTTGGACGCAATGAATAACAAGAAGCCTCTTTCTGTTATTACTGATGGGGATAAAGCAATGCGTAAAGCCATCAAGAGGATATTTCCAGACTCTTGTCATCGATTATGTGCTTGA